A single region of the Vicia villosa cultivar HV-30 ecotype Madison, WI linkage group LG4, Vvil1.0, whole genome shotgun sequence genome encodes:
- the LOC131596091 gene encoding photosystem I reaction center subunit psaK, chloroplastic, whose translation MATSMMTTLPQFTGLRPQLKPSPVQGLVASQSMTKRKGKGALGVRCDFIGSSTNVIMVASTTLMLFAGRFGLAPSANRKATAGLKLEARDSGLQTGDPAGFTLADTLACGTVGHIIGVGVVLGLKNIGAL comes from the exons ATGGCAACCTCTATGATGACAACTCTCCCTCAATTCACTGGTCTTAGACCACAATTGAAACCTTCTCCTGTGCAGGGTTTG GTTGCTTCCCAATCCATGACAAAGCGTAAGGGAAAGGGTGCCTTGGGAGTTCGTTGTGACTTCATTGGTTCATCCACTAATGTG ATTATGGTGGCATCTACAACCCTAATGTTGTTTGCTGGAAGATTTGGATTGGCTCCCTCAGCAAACAGGAAAGCAACGGCTGGACTAAAGCTGGAGGCAAGGGACTCAGGCTTGCAGACTGGTGACCCAGCTGGGTTCACCCTTGCTGATACTTTGGCTTGTGGAACTGTTGGACACATCATTGGTGTTGGTGTTGTTCTTGGTCTTAAGAACATTGGTGCATTGTAA
- the LOC131598382 gene encoding zinc finger BED domain-containing protein RICESLEEPER 1-like yields the protein MSFQDSSLTPPTMVDDLIDIELLLGDIGEEETTDGGNLEIGELMDMEVPVPSDTTTQINPTDNTTTQTPTQNTTNTNTDASTPQVAQAQSSQSQRNVDGRAPRPKKSVVHSEMVLIVGPDGIKKWKCRWCGKLYTYDSKWKSTSNGKKHLDACIQRRLRLKGNNEKEFAQSRLNIGDNTPSLATWTYNHARVREIAAHMILGHEFPFSVMECVIFNEFLKEIYPWYKKITRQQVKFDCETFYEAERIKMKRSMALINRVSLTTDLWWSGEQRIGYMTVTGHFIDSKWQLHKRVLSFKNVPPPYSGEVLCRELIKVMDDWGIRDKVASISVDNANANDNCIARLKRDYSGRRNLPLGGKLFHVRCCAHILNLLVQDGLDMIKVFVDKIRNGVKYLLNSETRCKSFKKIVDELQLEGRMQVLDTKTRWNSTWLMLSTAYHYREVWPRYAEENGAFLSFLPDANDWEDVHDICKFLEVFADVTSIISGTSYPTANLFLSELYRVKVLLDNASRISHNPQLQALASEMKLKYDKYWSESNTLISIGAVLDPRYKMIFIKWVYPFLYPNPTQSDTYQQQLSENLSTLFQLYQDSYGTNDATTPTAASESPEVGSTSGLGRRNFEMFLETVVGNNSKSDLELYFEEPPLKVPPNAKFDALTWWMGNEAKYHVLSKLAKDILTVPVTTVASEATFSAGKRIIDPKRSFMKTKTVEMVLCGGDWLEEPQDEPLTYHFGEDLGVSSTAAET from the exons ATGTCGTTTCAAGATTCATCATTGACTCCTCCAACAATGGTGGATGATCTTATTGATATTGAGTTGTTGCTTGGTGACATCGGGGAAGAGGAGACAACGGATGGAGGTAATTTAGAGATTGGTGAGTTGATGGATATGGAGGTTCCAGTTCCGAGTGATACAACTACTCAAATCAACCCCACTGATAATACTACTACTCAGACCCCTACTCAAAATACTACAAACACAAACACTGATGCTTCAACCCCTCAAGTTGCCCAAGCTCAGAGTTCCCAGAGTCAGAGAAATGTTGATGGTAGAGCTCCTCGTCCCAAAAAATCTGTTGTTCATTCTGAAATGGTGCTGATTGTAGGTCCAGATGGCATTAAGAAGTGGAAGTGCAGATGGTGTGGAAAGCTTTACACATATGATTCAAAGTGGAAGAGTACCTCTAATGGTAAGAAACATTTAGATGCTTGTATTCAGAGAAGGTTAAGGTTGAAAGGAAATAATGAGAAAGAGTTTGCTCAGTCTAGATTAAACATAGGTGATAATACTCCTAGTTTAGCTACTTGGACATATAATCATGCTAGGGTTAGAGAAATTGCAGCACACATGATTTTAGGTCATGAATTTCCTTTTTCTGTTATGGAATGTGTTATTTTTAATGAGTTTCTAAAAGAGATTTATCCATGGTACAAAAAGATTACTAGGCAACAGGTTAAGTTTGATTGTGAGACATTTTATGAGGCTGAGAGAATTAAAATGAAAAGGTCTATGGCTTTGATTAATAGGGTCAGTCTCACCACTGACTTGTGGTGGTCTGGTGAACAGAGGATAGGCTATATGACTGTGACTGGTCATTTCATTGATTCAAAATGGCAACTTCATAAAAGAGttttatcttttaagaatgtgCCACCACCATATTCTGGAGAGGTTTTGTGCAGGGAATTGATAAAGGTAATGGATGATTGGGGAATAAGGGATAAGGTAGCATCTATTTCTGTTGATAATGCCAATGCCAATGATAATTGCATTGCTAGGTTGAAGAGGGATTATTCTGGTAGGAGAAATTTACCCTTAGGTGGTAAGTTATTTCATGTAAGGTGTTGTGCACACATCTTAAATCTGTTGGTGCAGGATGGGCTTGATATGATTAAGGTGTTTGTTGATAAGATAAGAAATGGTGTCAAATACTTGCTCAATTCTGAAACAAGATGCAAATCATTCAAAAAGATTGTTGATGAGTTGCAACTTGAAGGCAGAATGCAAGTGTTGGATACAAAGACTAGGTGGAACTCAACTTGGTTGATGTTGTCTACTGCATACCATTACAGAGAAGTGTGGCCTAGATATGCTGAGGAAAATGGTGCATTTCTCAGTTTTTTGCCTGATGCAAATGATTGGGAAGATGTTCATGATATTTGCAAGTTTTTGGAGGTTTTTGCTGATGTGACATCAATTATTAGTGGCACATCTTACCCTACTGCTAATCTGTTTTTGTCTGAGCTTTACAGAGTGAAGGTTTTACTTGATAATGCTTCAAGAATCTCACATAATCCTCAGTTGCAGGCCCTTGCTAGTGAAATGAAGTTGAAATATGACAAGTATTGGTCAGAGTCTAATACATTGATTTCTATTGGTGCAGTTCTTGATCCAAG GTATAAGATGATCTTCATCAAATGGGTATACCCCTTTTTGTATCCAAATCCCACTCAATCAGATACATATCAACAACAGTTGTCTGAAAATTTAAGTACCCTCTTCCAATTGTATCAAGATTCCTATGGAACCAATGATGCAACTACCCCTACTGCTGCATCTGAATCTCCAGAAGTAGGATCTACTTCTGGATTGGGAAGGAGGAACTTTGAAATGTTTTTAGAAACTGTTGTGGGTAATAATTCCAAATCTGACCTTGAATTATATTTTGAGGAGCCTCCTTTGAAAGTTCCCCCTAATGCTAAATTTGATGCTTTAACTTGGTGGATGGGAAATGAGGCCAAATATCATGTTCTTAGTAAATTGGCAAAGGATATCCTAACTGTTCCAGTTACTACTGTTGCTTCAGAAGCAACTTTTAGTGCTGGGAAAAGGATTATTGATCCGAAAAGATCTTTTATGAAAACTAAGACAGTTGAAATGGTGCTTTGTGGAGGTGATTGG CTTGAGGAGCCACAAGATGAACCTTTGACATATCATTTTGGTGAAGATTTGGGTGTTTCATCTACTGCTGCTGAAACTTGA
- the LOC131598381 gene encoding uncharacterized protein LOC131598381: protein MFHARLNVLFAIIVWRMRGIFSLDVRKQIKIGRQQEDRNTAGGVAVMLEGLWKNKNDFIWHNEREEATKNKSEDDHIPQHRHIWEPPPPGWLKCNVDTGFNKSCSTSNRGWCIRDTSDNFHTTGTTWEVGEVSVLEGEALALKDAIHIAIYTRINRIIFESDSLRVVQVLRNKIIGNSEFFTTLRVIQSTLCNFPNFEVKFIKLQANMVAHSLAKAANSWARRSITHDIPSCIDLLIYNERS from the exons ATGTTCCATGCCCGGTTGAATGTCCTTTTTGCAATAATAGTTTGGAGGATGCGTGGCATATTTTCTTTGGATGTGCGGAAACAAATCAAGATTGGCAGGCAGCAG GAAGATAGAAATACAGCTGGTGGAGTTGCAGTTATGTTAGAAGGTTTGTGGAAGAATAAGAACGACTTCATATGGCATAATGAAAGGGAGGAAGCAACAAAG AATAAATCAGAGGATGACCATATTCCTCAACATAGACATATATGGGAACCACCACCTCCTGGTTGGCTCAAATGTAATGTGGATACGGGTTTTAACAAGAGTTGTAGCACTTCTAACAGAGGGTGGTGCATCCGTGACACTTCGGATAATTTCCATACAACAGGTACAACTTGGGAAGTTGGTGAGGTTTCGGTCCTTGAAGGGGAAGCATTAGCCCTCAAGGACGCAATTCATATAGCTATCTATACGCGTATAAACCGCATCATCTTCGAAAGTGATTCCCTTCGGGTAGTTCAAGTtctaagaaataaaataattggtAATTCGGAATTCTTTACTACTTTGAGAGTCATTCAATCTACTCTTTGTAATTTTCCCAACTTTGAGGTGAAGTTTATCAAActtcaagcgaatatggttgctcatTCGTTAgcaaaggcggccaattcttgggctaGACGTAGTATTACTCATGATATTCCTTCTTGTATTGATCTCTTAATTTATAATGAAAGAAgttag
- the LOC131596093 gene encoding D-amino-acid transaminase, chloroplastic-like: MAFLRSLPQPLNPLSSTDFLHHHRLSYPQQQQHHINFPVTKTTALKDSDLSRSLHDSKSQVSDAVPLLSSSQVYEKMKTFRENIKGKQQYLAMYSGIFGGITTDPATMVIPMDDHMVHRGHGVFDTAAIMDGCLYELDQHLDRFLNSASRSKIDLPFDRESIRRILIQTVSASKCRNGSLRYWLSAGPGDFNLSPSGCHQSVLYAIVIQDMSPAADSVKSKGVKVITSSIPIKHRMFAITKSVNYLPNVLSKMEAEEADAFAGIWLDDEGFVAEGPNMNVAFVTKEKELIMPHFDKILSGCTAKRVLILAARLIEQGKLRGIRKKNVSVEEGKKADEMMLLGSGVLVCPVVQWDEQIIGDGKEGDITHDLSNLIVEDMKSASPSVRTPVIY, translated from the exons ATGGCGTTTCTCCGGTCCCTTCCACAACCACTAAATCCATTATCATCCACTGATTTCCTTCATCATCACCGGCTTTCCTatcctcaacaacaacaacatcacatcAATTTCCCCGTCACAAAAACCACCGCTCTCAAAGATTCTGATCTTTCTAGAAGCTTACATG ATTCTAAATCTCAAGTCTCTGATGCTGTTCCTCTTTTATCTTCCTCCCAG GTCTATGAAAAGATGAAAACATTTAGAGAAAACATAAAGGGAAAGCAGCAATATCTTGCCATGTATTCTGGTATTTTTGGTGGGATAACAACTGATCCAGCAACTATGGTTATTCCTATGGATGACCATATGGTCCATAGGGGCCACGGTGTCTTTGATACTGCAGCAATAATGGACGG GTGTCTGTACGAGCTAGATCAACATCTGGATCGCTTTTTAAATTCAGCATCAAGGTCGAAAATAGATCTCCCGTTTGATCGTGAAAGTATTCGAAGAATTCTTATACAAACTGTGAGCGCTTCTAAATGTCGAAATGGATCACTAAGATACTGGCTATCAGCAGGACCGGGTGACTTTAACCTCTCTCCCTCTGGCTGCCACCAATCGGTACTTTATGCAATTGTAATACAGGACATGTCACCAGCAGCGGACTCAGTTAAGTCCAAGGGAGTTAAAGTCATCACTTCATCTATTCCGATAAAACATCGCATGTTTGCCATCACTAAGAGTGTGAATTACCTTCCGAATGTGCTTTCAAAGATGGAGGCGGAAGAAGCTGATGCTTTTGCAGGCATTTGGCTTGACGATGAAGGTTTTGTTGCTGAAGGGCCTAATATGAATGTAGCTTTTGTAACTAAAGAGAAGGAACTTATAATGCCacactttgacaaaattctaagTGGGTGTACAGCTAAGAGAGTTTTAATCCTTGCTGCGCGTTTGATCGAGCAGGGTAAGCTTCGGGGGATAAGAAAGAAAAACGTGTCTGTCGAAGAAGGGAAGAAAGCAGATGAAATGATGCTTCTTGGTAGCGGAGTTCTAGTTTGCCCTGTAGTGCAGTGGGATGAGCAGATTATTGGAGATG GCAAAGAAGGCGATATAACACACGATCTCTCAAATCTAATTGTTGAAGACATGAAATCAGCATCTCCCTCTGTTAGAACACCTGTTATATATTGA
- the LOC131596090 gene encoding uncharacterized protein LOC131596090, with translation MKPALVKSNPVNSRMRENLQSPNLDDKRIRSERRWRRREIMVDSLRDSRVASATKKASKISRSTDILVDKNDHRRDEDWETFMATYTDDNDEEMDEDYRSFWATFNSDIEAGCASNLGGGSNIGSDETDEEFLSFLDTYEPDVENDSVGNQSGGSNVDGKFDNNNVSEEIREGDNCFSNQFVSDYISNGVEVDEDDQSLRRTFSVGQNSLISEQEFDTPEVQCVVDEDYEQFLNSGTVVDGDFVYDCDKNTKNTSNIEDENNSSDSDLIVLDNPGLAVDGDFVHDCDKDTKNTSNIEDENNSSDSDLIVLDNPGLAVDGDFVHDCDKDTKNTSNVEDESNSSDSDLIVLESYPNCENTPFVSSKAYDPSYFGEEMHPKDNMQTTSFHHSQFRKRLLEYLDRPYDHEEYKSLLVQAYERKEKERHLETRRGVIKSYHTVGVSKSYLQVHPDLAKAIAMESKEKPRVLFLLRGLFFWLENLSHEGQFQPWRDEACLEIMRKM, from the exons ATGAAGCCTGCATTAGTCAAGTCTAACCCGGTTAATTCTCGTATGAGAGAGAATTTGCAAAGTCCTAATCTTGATGATAAAAGAATAAGGTCAGAAAGGCGATGGAGGAGACGGGAGATCATGGTTGATAGTTTGAGGGACAGTCGTGTTGCTAGTGCTACAAAGAAAGCTTCGAAGATTTCTAGAAGTACCGATATTTTAGTAGATAAGAATGATCATAGGAGAGATGAAGACTGGGAAACATTTATGGCTACATATACGGATGATAATGATGAAGAAATGGATGAAGATTACCGTTCCTTTTGGGCTACATTTAATTCTGATATTGAAGCTGGTTGTGCTAGTAATCTTGGTGGTGGTTCAAACATTGGCAGTGATGAAACAGATGAAGAATTTTTATCCTTTTTAGATACATATGAGCCTGATGTTGAAAATGACAGTGTTGGTAATCAAAGTGGTGGTTCAAATGTTGACGGCAAATTTGACAACAACAATGTCAGTGAGGAAATACGAGAAGGCGACAATTGTTTTTCGAATCAATTTGTTTCTGATTATATTAGCAACGGGGTtgaagttgatgaagatgatcaGTCACTAAGAAGAACTTTTAGTGTTGGGCAAAATTCACTAATTTCTGAACAAGAATTTGATACTCCTGAAGTGCAATGTGTTGTTGATGAAGATTATGAACAATTCCTTAATTCTGGAACTGTTGTTGATGGTGATTTTGTGTATGATTGTGATAAGAATACCAAAAACACATCCAATATAGAGGATGAGAATAATTCCTCTGATTCAGATCTAATTGTTTTGGATAATCCCGGGTTGGCTGTTGATGGTGATTTTGTGCATGATTGTGATAAGGATACCAAAAATACATCCAATATAGAGGATGAGAATAATTCCTCTGATTCAGATCTAATTGTTTTGGATAATCCCGGGTTGGCTGTTGATGGTGATTTTGTGCATGATTGTGATAAGGATACCAAAAACACATCCAATGTGGAGGATGAGAGTAATTCCTCTGATTCAGATCTAATTGTTTTGGAATCTTATCCAAACTGTGAAAACACCCCTTTCGTATCTTCAAAGGCATATGATCCATCT TATTTTGGAGAAGAAATGCACCCCAAAGACAACATGCAAACGACTTCTTTTCATCATTCTCAATTTCGGAAAAGACTTTTGGAATATCTTGATAGGCCTTATGACCATGAAGAGTATAAATCTCTTCTTGTTCAAGCATATGAACGAAAGGAAAAGGAACGTCATTTAGAAACACGGCGGGGGGTGATTAAGTCATATCACACTGTAGGTGTCTCCAAATCGTATCTTCAAGTGCACCCTG ATTTAGCCAAAGCAATTGCCATGGAGTCCAAGGAAAAgcctagggttttgtttctcttGCGTGGACTTTTTTTCTGGTTAGAA AACCTATCCCACGAAGGACAATTTCAGCCTTGGCGTGACGAGGCATGTTTGGAGATTATGCGAAAAATGTAA
- the LOC131596089 gene encoding TOM1-like protein 9 — protein sequence MVNSMVERATSDMLIGPDWAMNIEICDMLNHDPGQAKDVVKGIKKRIGSRHSKAQLLALTLLETIIKNCGDIVHMHVAEKNVLHEMVRIVKKKPDFQVKEKILVLIDTWQEAFGGPRARYPQYYAAYQELLRAGAVFPQRSEQSAPVFTPPQTQPLASYPPNIRGMDGQPDTAETSAESEFPTLSLTEIQNAHGIMDVLAEMLNAIDPNNKEGLRQEVVVDLVEQCRTYKQRVVHLVNSTTDESLLCQGLALNDDLQRVLARHESFLSGLSTQNGNHLENSKPAPAGPLVDVDAPLVDTGDSGKQTDGRSSSGAEAGSQTLNQLMLPAPATSNGSAVPAKVDPKWDLLSGDTYDSPKADTSLALVPLGEQHAASPVSDQNALVLFDMFSNGDNAPTPVNTQPTQQTNVAGQSGPFTPQFQQQQTFISQGGFYPNGSVPNAGSPQYEQSPLTQSTAPAWNGQIPNGSVSNSGSHQYEQSLHTQSTGPAWNGQVAEQQQPASPYGAQNSGSLPPPPWEAQPADNGSQLAGAQYPQPPQISHMATTHVQSAANHQMPQAMGYGQAGGMYMQPNVNNHLSANNNHFGNNQLGMPPQHMQGGAVNYMGMASHQMQGGPAVSMYPQQMYGNQFVGYGYGQQQQQHGVPYIEQQMHGMSVRDDSYLRNSNQVSTSYVPSGKPSKPEDKLFGDLVNMAKVKPKPSPARAGSM from the exons ATGGTGAATTCCATGGTTGAACGCGCCACGAGCGACATGCTCATCGGTCCCGATTGGGCCATGAATATCGAGATCTGTGACATGCTCAATCATGACCCTGG GCAAGCAAAGGACGTTGTCAAAGGTATAAAGAAGCGGATTGGAAGTAGACATTCTAAAGCTCAACTCCTTGCATTGACT TTGCTGGAGACAATCATAAAGAACTGTGGGGATATTGTTCACATGCATGTTGCAGAGAAAAATGTGCTTCATGAGATGGTGAGAATAGTAAAGAAAAAG CCTGATTTTCAAGTCAAAGAGAAGATATTGGTTCTTATAGATACTTGGCAAGAAGCTTTTGGAGGACCAAGGGCAAGATATCCACAATATTATGCTGCATACCAGGAGCTGTTG CGTGCCGGGGCTGTATTCCCTCAGAGATCTGAACAGTCTGCACCTGTATTCACTCCTCCACAAACCCAACCATTGGCTTCATACCCTCCAAACATACGTGGCATGGATGGTCAGCCTGACACAGCTGAGACATCTGCAGAATCAGAATTTCCGACACTAAG TTTGACCGAAATACAGAATGCACATGGTATAATGGACGTTCTCGCGGAAATGCTCAATGCAATAGACCCTAACAACAAAGAA GGGCTTAGACAGGAGGTTGTTGTTGATTTGGTAGAGCAGTGTAGAACATACAAGCAAAGAGTGGTCCACCTTGTAAACTCAACTAC GGATGAATCATTGCTATGCCAGGGACTAGCTCTCAATGATGATCTGCAGCGTGTACTTGCCAGGCATGAATCTTTTTTGTCAGGACTTTCTACTCAAAATGGAAACCACTTGGAGAATTCAAAACCTGCACCTGCTGGGCCACTTGTAGATGTTGATGCCCCATTGGTTGATACTGGAGATAGTGGCAAACAAACTGATGGGAG GTCTTCTTCTGGTGCTGAAGCAGGCTCGCAAACATTGAATCAGTTAATGCTTCCCGCACCAGCTACATCTAATGGTTCTGCTGTACCTGCCAAAGTTGATCCCAAGTGGGACCTTCTCAGTGGTGATACCTATGATTCTCCAAAAGCAGATACTTCACTTGCTCTTGTTCCTCTGGGAGAACAACATGCTGCCAGTCCTGTGTCTGATCAGAACGCCCTTGTTCTTTTTGATATGTTTTCTAACGGAGACAATGCACCCACGCCTGTCAATACCCAGCCAACCCAGCAAACTAATGTTGCTGGCCAATCTGGTCCATTTACTCCTCAATTTCAACAACAGCAGACTTTTATATCTCAAGGTGGATTTTACCCTAATGGAAGTGTGCCAAATGCTGGTTCCCCTCAGTATGAGCAATCACCGCTCACACAAAGTACAGCTCCTGCCTGGAATGGTCAGATTCCCAATGGAAGTGTGTCAAATTCTGGTTCTCATCAGTATGAGCAATCACTGCATACACAAAGTACAGGTCCTGCCTGGAATGGTCAGGTTGCAGAACAGCAACAGCCAGCTTCTCCTTATG GTGCGCAAAATAGTGGATCATTGCCGCCACCTCCATGGGAAGCTCAACCAGCTGACAATGGCAGTCAGCTAGCAGGCGCACAGTATCCACAACCACCGCAAATCAGTCATATGGCTACAACACATGTACAAAGTGCTGCAAATCATCAAATGCCTCAAGCAATGGGTTATGGCCAGGCTGGTGGTATGTATATGCAGCCGAATGTGAACAATCATTTGTCAGCAAACAATAACCATTTTGGAAACAATCAATTAGGCATGCCCCCTCAGCACATGCAAGGTGGTGCAGTGAACTACATGGGGATGGCTTCACATCAAATGCAAGGTGGTCCTGCAGTTTCCATGTATCCACAACAGATGTATGGAAACCAATTTGTAGGTTATGGCTAcggtcaacaacaacaacaacacggaGTTCCTTACATTGAGCAGCAAATGCATGGAATGTCTGTAAGAGACGATAGTTATTTGCGAAACTCTAATCAGGTGTCTACATCTTATGTTCCATCAGGGAAGCCGTCCAAGCCAGAGGATAAGTTATTTGGGGACCTTGTGAACATGGCAAAAGTGAAGCCAAAACCATCTCCAGCTCGAGCTGGTAGCATGTAA